In one Gossypium hirsutum isolate 1008001.06 chromosome D09, Gossypium_hirsutum_v2.1, whole genome shotgun sequence genomic region, the following are encoded:
- the LOC107891946 gene encoding F-box protein PP2-B11 isoform X2, with protein MLGARRLSIAWANTPRYWRWKRVPESRFSEVAELKEVWWLDVKGTIETKILSPNTTYVAYLVYKFSSSRYGFEKKPVDLHVELGESDAGRTFRIFLDPSANIPQFSREREDGWMEVKLGEFFNEHGDDGKATCSLREVDNYTLKKGLIIEGIDIRPKDSR; from the exons ATGCTGGGGGCTCGACGGCTTTCAATTGCTTGGGCAAACACGCCTAGGTACTGGAGATGGAAACGTGTGCCTGAATCTAG ATTCTCGGAAGTGGCTGAGCTCAAAGAAGTGTGGTGGCTAGATGTGAAGGGAACAATAGAGACTAAAATTTTGTCTCCTAACACAACTTATGTAGCTTACCTTGTCTATAAATTTTCATCATCTAGATACGGCTTCGAGAAAAAACCTGTAGACCTGCATGTCGAGTTAGGAGAAAGTGATGCCGGGCGAACTTTTCGTATATTCCTAGATCCTTCAGCAAATATTCCTCAATTCTCTCGCGAGAGAGAAGATGGGTGGATGGAGGTTAAGTTGGGTGAGTTCTTCAATGAACATGGGGATGATGGGAAAGCTACTTGTAGTTTAAGGGAAGTTGATAATTATACCCTTAAGAAGGGCCTCATTATTGAAGGAATCGATATTCGGCCTAAAGATAGCAGATAG
- the LOC107892973 gene encoding uncharacterized protein, with the protein MNSKQTPTRGFGQYSIASSFLSRPSHSSKEVQKDLRCKDSKKLTSLSDFLNQKLPRNSGIPKTVQEKSRPFSSLLSSNEGKPIDKQNKRKKEEKIDGLNEVVFEQFKQDNSEKIDSVLSSSVVGEEENSRKKRNPFEGVDEQRRTRKPFLVLGEEGDDDPQNIKKRGRKECSTSNKKPKPHYNHYANGSGWWDCVMEGVDSEEVGYGEVWEGVGSTTFGGIVDWH; encoded by the exons ATGAATTCAAAGCAGACTCCGACTAGGGGTTTTGGACAGTATTCTATTGCTTCATCGTTTCTCTCACGTCCTTCCCATTC TTCCAAGGAAGTACAGAAGGATTTGCGTTGCAAAGATTCGAAGAAGCTTACATCATTATCAGATTTTCTAAATCAAAAGCTACCCAGAAATTCGGGTATTCCCAAAACTGTTCAG GAGAAATCAAGGCCTTTTTCGTCGCTATTATCTTCAAATGAAGGGAAACCTATTGACAAGCAGaacaaaaggaagaaagaagagaaaattgatGGTCTTAATGAAGTTGTTTTTGAGCAGTTCAAGCAAGATAACTCTGAGAAAATAGATAGTGTATTAAGTTCAAGCGTTGTTGGTGAAgaagaaaattcaagaaaaaaacgGAATCCATTTGAAG GTGTAGATGAACAAAGAAGAACACGGAAGCCTTTTCTAGTTCTGGGAGAGGAAGGTGATGATGATccacaaaacataaagaaaagaggaagaaaggaGTGTTCTACAAGCAACAAGAAACCAAAGCCCCATTATAATCACT ATGCAAATGGTAGTGGGTGGTGGGACTGTGTCATGGAAGGCGTGGACAGCGAGGAAGTTGGCTATGGCGAAGTATGGGAAGGGGTGGGCTCCACAACCTTTGGTGGAATAGTAGACTGGCATTGA
- the LOC107891946 gene encoding putative F-box protein PP2-B12 isoform X3 yields the protein MRTDITNILPEECISYILSLTSPTDVCRSKLVSPVFRSAADSDTIWGKFLPSDCYDIISNASSSSSSKLLTSSMSKAQLYFHLCKNPIIIDNEFWPQQGKNVICWGLDGFQLLGQTRLGTGDGNVCLNLDSRKWLSSKKCGG from the exons ATGAGAACAGATATTACCAACATATTACCAGAAGAGTGTATTTCTTACATCCTTTCCTTGACATCCCCAACCGATGTTTGCCGATCAAAGCTTGTCTCTCCGGTCTTCAGATCGGCAGCTGATTCTGATACCATTTGGGGAAAATTTCTTCCCTCTGATTGTTATGATATCATTTCCAAtgcttcatcatcatcatcctccAAGTTGTTGACTTCTTCCATGTCCAAAGCACAGCTTTATTTCCATCTTTGCAAGAACCCCATTATTATTGACAACG AGTTTTGGCCGCAACAGGGAAAAAATGTTATATGCTGGGGGCTCGACGGCTTTCAATTGCTTGGGCAAACACGCCTAGGTACTGGAGATGGAAACGTGTGCCTGAATCTAG ATTCTCGGAAGTGGCTGAGCTCAAAGAAGTGTGGTGGCTAG
- the LOC107891946 gene encoding F-box protein PP2-B11 isoform X1 has translation MAPGVLAATGKKCYMLGARRLSIAWANTPRYWRWKRVPESRFSEVAELKEVWWLDVKGTIETKILSPNTTYVAYLVYKFSSSRYGFEKKPVDLHVELGESDAGRTFRIFLDPSANIPQFSREREDGWMEVKLGEFFNEHGDDGKATCSLREVDNYTLKKGLIIEGIDIRPKDSR, from the exons ATGGCCCCTGG AGTTTTGGCCGCAACAGGGAAAAAATGTTATATGCTGGGGGCTCGACGGCTTTCAATTGCTTGGGCAAACACGCCTAGGTACTGGAGATGGAAACGTGTGCCTGAATCTAG ATTCTCGGAAGTGGCTGAGCTCAAAGAAGTGTGGTGGCTAGATGTGAAGGGAACAATAGAGACTAAAATTTTGTCTCCTAACACAACTTATGTAGCTTACCTTGTCTATAAATTTTCATCATCTAGATACGGCTTCGAGAAAAAACCTGTAGACCTGCATGTCGAGTTAGGAGAAAGTGATGCCGGGCGAACTTTTCGTATATTCCTAGATCCTTCAGCAAATATTCCTCAATTCTCTCGCGAGAGAGAAGATGGGTGGATGGAGGTTAAGTTGGGTGAGTTCTTCAATGAACATGGGGATGATGGGAAAGCTACTTGTAGTTTAAGGGAAGTTGATAATTATACCCTTAAGAAGGGCCTCATTATTGAAGGAATCGATATTCGGCCTAAAGATAGCAGATAG